A region of Piscinibacter gummiphilus DNA encodes the following proteins:
- a CDS encoding TRAP transporter small permease, giving the protein MPVFLRRLAALFAVAGCVAACVVALMVVVSIIGRNALSRPVSGDVELTQFGIALCISLCLPWCQMRGGNIIVDFFTQNASAGTLRRLDAAGAALVALFTAVLAWRTGVGAVSVREAMETTMILDLPMWWSYAVLVPGLALTAVVAAMQAWCHATGRAAVPEVSA; this is encoded by the coding sequence ATGCCAGTTTTCCTGCGCCGCCTCGCGGCGCTGTTCGCCGTGGCCGGTTGTGTCGCGGCCTGTGTGGTGGCGCTGATGGTCGTCGTCAGCATCATCGGGCGCAATGCCCTGTCGCGGCCGGTGTCCGGCGACGTCGAACTGACCCAGTTCGGCATCGCGCTGTGCATCTCGCTGTGCCTGCCGTGGTGCCAGATGCGCGGCGGCAACATCATCGTGGACTTCTTCACCCAGAACGCCTCGGCCGGAACGCTGCGCCGGCTCGACGCCGCGGGCGCGGCGCTGGTGGCGTTGTTCACCGCGGTGCTCGCGTGGCGCACGGGCGTGGGCGCGGTCTCGGTGCGCGAGGCGATGGAAACCACGATGATCCTCGACCTGCCGATGTGGTGGAGCTACGCGGTGCTGGTGCCGGGTCTCGCGCTCACCGCGGTGGTGGCGGCGATGCAGGCGTGGTGCCATGCGACCGGCCGTGCGGCGGTGCCGGAGGTGTCCGCATGA
- a CDS encoding TRAP transporter substrate-binding protein yields the protein MKFRLPSLLAAALAACAFQAGAQEVTLKVHHFWAPGAMPPTRILAPFCDKLAADSNNRIKCQIFPSMQLGGTPPQLIDQARDGVVDMVFTLPGYTAGRFPIMEVFELPFMTNSAEAGAKAAWAYYQKYGTKEFPGLKPLMLSVHDEGYVHTRDKQVKTLADLKGLKMRAPTRQTNKLLASLGATPVGLPLPAVADAITKGTIDGFLLPWEVIPSVKLQEMVKYHTETDPSRPSLYSALFVIAMNQARYDSLPADLKAVIDKNSGAALSANAGRIWDESQAVGRKPAMDRGNTFYTLPAAEVDQWIKASHPLYDEWVADMDKRGLPGKKMLQDARDLLDQNKK from the coding sequence ATGAAGTTCAGGTTGCCATCCCTCCTCGCCGCGGCCCTGGCCGCCTGCGCCTTCCAGGCCGGCGCCCAGGAAGTCACGCTCAAGGTGCATCACTTCTGGGCCCCGGGTGCGATGCCGCCCACGCGCATCCTGGCCCCGTTCTGCGACAAGCTCGCGGCCGACTCCAACAACCGCATCAAGTGCCAGATCTTCCCGTCGATGCAGCTCGGCGGCACGCCGCCGCAGCTGATCGACCAGGCCCGCGACGGCGTCGTCGACATGGTGTTCACGCTGCCCGGCTACACCGCCGGCCGCTTCCCCATCATGGAAGTGTTCGAGCTGCCGTTCATGACGAACTCGGCCGAGGCCGGCGCGAAGGCCGCGTGGGCGTACTACCAGAAGTACGGCACGAAGGAATTCCCGGGCCTGAAGCCGCTGATGCTGAGCGTGCACGACGAGGGCTACGTGCACACCCGCGACAAGCAGGTCAAGACGCTCGCCGACCTCAAGGGCCTGAAGATGCGCGCCCCCACACGGCAGACGAACAAGCTGCTCGCCTCGCTCGGCGCCACGCCGGTGGGCCTGCCGCTGCCCGCCGTGGCCGACGCCATCACGAAGGGCACCATCGACGGCTTCCTGCTGCCGTGGGAAGTGATCCCGTCGGTGAAGCTCCAGGAGATGGTGAAGTACCACACCGAGACCGACCCGTCGCGGCCGTCGCTGTACTCGGCGCTGTTCGTCATCGCGATGAACCAGGCCAGGTACGACAGCCTGCCCGCCGACCTCAAGGCCGTGATCGACAAGAACAGCGGCGCCGCGCTGTCGGCCAACGCCGGCCGCATCTGGGACGAGAGCCAGGCCGTGGGCCGCAAGCCCGCCATGGACCGCGGCAACACGTTCTACACGCTGCCGGCCGCCGAGGTGGACCAGTGGATCAAGGCCAGCCACCCGCTGTACGACGAATGGGTCGCCGACATGGACAAGCGCGGCCTGCCCGGCAAGAAGATGCTGCAGGACGCCCGAGACCTGCTGGACCAGAACAAGAAGTGA